From the genome of Etheostoma spectabile isolate EspeVRDwgs_2016 chromosome 10, UIUC_Espe_1.0, whole genome shotgun sequence, one region includes:
- the LOC116697350 gene encoding alveolar macrophage chemotactic factor 2 produces the protein MSSFRKVLLLLAVIAYISKAQQVQEPRQCLCQRVSNGIGSKRDIKDIQIYPADTFCDKVEIVVTIKSGLRYCLNPKLKAVQKLTASIMKTKTSTTTRPTEI, from the exons ATGTCCAGCTTCAGGAAAGTCCTTCTGCTCCTGGCTGTCATAGCCTACATCTCTAAAGCCCAACAAG TACAAGAACCAAGGCAGTGTCTGTGTCAACGTGTAAGTAATGGAATCGGCTCAAAGAGGGACATAAAGGACATCCAGATCTACCCAGCAGACACCTTCTGTGACAAAGTGGAGATTGT TGTCACCATCAAAAGCGGCCTTCGCTACTGCCTGAACCCCAAGCTGAAGGCAGTGCAAAAACTCACGGCTTCCATCAT GAAAACAAAAACCTCCACTACAACCAGACCAACTGAGATC
- the si:dkeyp-72g9.4 gene encoding uncharacterized protein si:dkeyp-72g9.4 produces the protein MRPRSRLLSKRRLLLPTIREGTEETLRDLNEANTLHIAGHGQAVSSEDYLLSICHLAHPTFPNRGASPDNIYTRQLDAVQQRLRLSRLSGTTSTTFGFSLTEEAHAIDMQQEEEKGLNGELMFGNFDPLEYLYGHQNNLSGGVRRAFVEGRFTRQHEREGQACSRAYSFPIASSPDLPHQCKSSCPDLHSTVSNISPKHSFSRMEARRGTPADRRVEAERQNPTIRQSLISQWISDCRSAWREARVRACMLPAIAEI, from the coding sequence ATGCGACCGCGGTCCAGACTGCTGTCCAAGAGAAGACTCCTGCTGCCCACAATCAGAGAGGGCACCGAGGAGACGCTGAGGGATTTGAACGAGGCCAACACACTCCACATCGCTGGCCACGGCCAGGCTGTCTCCTCTGAAGACTACCTCCTATCCATCTGCCACCTGGCCCACCCTACCTTCCCCAACAGGGGCGCTTCCCCCGACAACATCTACACACGACAGCTGGACGCCGTGCAGCAAAGGTTGCGGCTGTCACGGCTCAGTGGGACCACATCGACCACTTTTGGATTCAGCCTCACAGAAGAGGCCCATGCCATCGATATGCagcaggaagaggagaaaggacTGAATGGTGAGCTGATGTTTGGTAACTTCGACCCCCTAGAGTATCTTTATGGCCACCAAAACAACCTCTCGGGAGGTGTGAGGAGAGCATTTGTTGAGGGAAGGTTTACAAGGCAACATGAGAGGGAGGGCCAGGCTTGCTCCAGAGCTTACAGCTTCCCCATTGCTTCAAGTCCAGACCTTCCACACCAATGCAAGAGCAGCTGCCCTGACTTACACAGCACTGTTTCAAACATCTCACCAAAGCACAGCTTCTCTAGGATGGAGGCCAGGAGAGGGACCCCAGCAGACAGACGAGTAGAGGCGGAGAGACAAAATCCAACCATCAGACAATCCCTTATATCCCAATGGATCTCTGACTGCAGGTCGGCATGGAGGGAGGCGCGTGTGCGTGCCTGCATGCTGCCCGCCATTGCAGAGATATAG